The following proteins are co-located in the Microbulbifer sp. VAAF005 genome:
- a CDS encoding DUF1097 domain-containing protein has protein sequence MKWLGSLTRSENFSPRLLKSPILAVLIVAALVGYLGGMPIWVAVLGVVAYYSRGRDLRAGAYNLACVVTGLGLGLGAQAAAYKWQIDPSILIGPIALIFSIISVWAMGLVTGVRNIPSYTIGILIAFLAQLDVTLDTYFQLIATVSIGAVFAGLIDIFWPRQESTVGTC, from the coding sequence ATGAAATGGCTCGGTAGTTTAACCCGCAGTGAGAACTTTTCCCCCAGGTTACTGAAGTCGCCAATTCTAGCGGTTCTTATAGTCGCGGCATTGGTGGGTTACCTGGGAGGGATGCCAATTTGGGTAGCGGTACTGGGAGTTGTTGCTTATTACTCCAGAGGTCGTGATTTGCGGGCCGGTGCCTATAACCTCGCTTGTGTAGTGACCGGACTTGGATTGGGTCTAGGGGCACAAGCGGCAGCTTACAAATGGCAGATTGATCCAAGTATATTGATTGGACCAATTGCATTGATTTTTTCCATTATCAGCGTTTGGGCTATGGGGTTGGTGACAGGTGTTCGGAATATTCCCAGCTATACCATTGGCATCCTTATTGCGTTTCTCGCTCAGTTGGATGTCACACTGGATACCTACTTTCAATTAATCGCTACCGTATCTATTGGGGCAGTATTTGCCGGGCTGATCGATATTTTTTGGCCTCGTCAGGAAAGTACAGTGGGGACTTGTTGA
- a CDS encoding MJ1255/VC2487 family glycosyltransferase, translated as MKILYGVQSTGNGHISRSRALAKQFEKYPNLEVQWLFSGRPRESLFEMSSFGDYWWREGMTFIHSHGRLNSFATLRNINAVRFIKDTRTLPVNNFDLIISDYEPVTAWAAKFKKKRSIGIGHQYAFEFPIPAPRNKWASRTVLKSFAPTQESIGLHWHHFGNPILPPIVPQKPELSQELGEHILVYLPFEQPIPMLDELSRLPYRFIVYGIPHNLPTSSNIQVKAPSINGFQKDLATSKAVICNSGFELLAETLALGKPILSRPLANQFEQEANAKALDQLKLATIVKQINAYTIDKWLTNCPPPLRIVWPDVAQALGNWIASGCRQSSTELSSQLWRKVVPKPVAEAAPVFQRISE; from the coding sequence ATGAAGATACTTTATGGCGTTCAATCCACGGGTAACGGACATATAAGTCGCTCCCGCGCGCTGGCCAAGCAATTCGAAAAGTATCCAAATCTCGAGGTCCAGTGGTTATTTTCAGGCCGTCCAAGAGAAAGCTTATTTGAGATGTCTTCTTTTGGAGACTATTGGTGGCGGGAGGGAATGACTTTTATCCACAGTCACGGCCGCTTGAATAGTTTCGCAACACTACGAAACATCAATGCAGTAAGATTCATCAAGGATACAAGAACACTGCCGGTTAATAATTTTGATTTAATTATCAGTGACTATGAACCTGTTACGGCCTGGGCAGCAAAATTTAAGAAAAAACGCAGCATCGGTATCGGCCATCAATACGCCTTTGAATTCCCGATCCCTGCACCTCGCAATAAGTGGGCATCCCGCACAGTACTAAAATCATTTGCCCCAACACAAGAGAGTATCGGTTTGCATTGGCACCACTTCGGCAACCCAATACTACCGCCAATCGTCCCTCAGAAACCTGAACTCTCCCAAGAATTGGGTGAACATATTCTAGTTTACTTGCCTTTCGAACAGCCTATTCCGATGCTGGACGAACTTTCCAGGCTGCCCTATCGGTTTATCGTCTACGGTATACCCCACAATTTACCTACCTCTAGTAATATTCAAGTTAAGGCCCCCTCAATTAATGGTTTTCAAAAGGATCTGGCAACCTCTAAAGCAGTAATCTGCAATAGCGGATTTGAATTATTGGCTGAAACCCTGGCTCTGGGAAAACCCATTCTCAGTAGGCCTCTCGCCAATCAATTTGAGCAGGAAGCCAATGCCAAAGCGCTCGATCAGCTCAAACTGGCCACAATCGTAAAACAGATAAATGCCTATACGATCGACAAGTGGCTAACCAACTGCCCCCCTCCACTTCGGATAGTATGGCCTGATGTAGCTCAAGCACTGGGCAACTGGATTGCTTCCGGGTGCCGACAAAGCTCAACTGAACTATCCTCCCAACTGTGGCGCAAGGTGGTTCCAAAGCCCGTTGCAGAAGCAGCACCAGTATTTCAAAGAATATCCGAGTAA
- a CDS encoding DUF3301 domain-containing protein, producing the protein MQESDHSNCIAMYYTLSDILWLSLFFLVLWYIWASMAAKEHVRRAASEHCRQLGVQLLDDTVLLVRTRIRKDKRGFFSLHRSYKFEFTSTGEHRYSGTAVLHANRIEQLQLAPHHVS; encoded by the coding sequence TTGCAAGAAAGCGATCATAGCAACTGTATAGCAATGTATTACACTCTTAGCGACATACTGTGGCTCTCCCTGTTCTTTTTGGTTCTCTGGTATATCTGGGCCAGTATGGCAGCTAAGGAACATGTCCGGCGAGCAGCCTCTGAACATTGCCGACAGCTCGGTGTTCAACTGCTAGATGACACCGTGCTTTTGGTGCGTACTCGAATCAGAAAAGATAAGAGAGGGTTTTTCAGTCTTCACCGCAGCTATAAGTTTGAGTTTACTTCTACAGGCGAACATCGTTACTCAGGCACTGCAGTGCTACATGCAAATCGCATCGAACAATTACAGCTTGCCCCCCATCACGTGAGTTAG
- the tmpT gene encoding thiopurine S-methyltransferase gives MKEDFWHDKWERNDIGFHETSGNSLLIEFFPRLDLSSSGRIFLPLCGKTKDIAWLLQQNISVVGCELSEDAVRQLFIEMSVAPKIREVGSLKCYSSLNIDIFVGNIFELSREELGPVAAIYDRAALVALPTDIRERYVRHLLDITQVAPQLLISFQYEQARMPGPPFSVGSHLIYEYYDADYDLQVLTVRDVVGGLKGKVPAREEAWLLIPK, from the coding sequence GTGAAAGAAGATTTTTGGCATGATAAGTGGGAAAGAAATGATATTGGTTTTCATGAGACTTCCGGAAATTCATTGCTGATAGAGTTCTTTCCCAGGCTCGATTTGTCTTCAAGTGGTCGTATTTTCTTGCCGCTATGCGGAAAGACCAAAGATATCGCTTGGTTACTGCAGCAGAATATCTCAGTTGTAGGCTGTGAACTTAGTGAAGACGCAGTCAGGCAACTATTTATTGAAATGTCAGTGGCACCCAAAATAAGAGAAGTTGGCAGCCTGAAGTGTTACTCCAGTTTAAATATTGATATTTTCGTTGGTAATATTTTTGAACTGAGTAGGGAAGAGTTGGGGCCGGTTGCAGCCATTTATGACCGAGCTGCTCTGGTAGCCTTACCTACAGATATTCGCGAGCGATATGTCAGGCATTTACTGGATATTACCCAGGTCGCACCGCAACTTTTAATATCCTTTCAATATGAACAAGCCCGGATGCCAGGCCCTCCATTTTCTGTCGGCAGTCATTTGATTTATGAATATTATGATGCAGATTATGACTTGCAGGTTTTGACGGTAAGAGACGTTGTCGGGGGGCTAAAAGGAAAGGTTCCTGCTAGAGAAGAGGCGTGGCTGTTAATACCAAAGTGA
- a CDS encoding PA0069 family radical SAM protein — protein sequence MSDHSHNKSAPLYRGRGTANNLPGRFAKQYSSSENDGWQTEPDEPVRLKTSSIEEKSKTIISTNQSPDIPFSQSINPYRGCEHGCIYCYARPAHAYMDLSPGLDFETKIFYKPNAAELLERALRKKHYQCSPIALGANTDPYQPLEREKQITQGLLKIMLEFRHPVTIITKSQLILRDLPILAEMAQDNLVQVAISVTTLDNGLKRKLEPRTAGPAARLRTIEQLSSAGIPTAVLAAPMIPALNDCELESILSAARKSGAVRAAYILLRLPHEVAPLFREWLEVHYPERAKHVMSLVQQSRAGKDYQSEFSQRRIGTGIFAQLLQRRFQVAVKKLGLDHRRLTLDCSQFKPPPRTNEQQDLFS from the coding sequence ATGTCAGATCACTCTCACAACAAATCAGCGCCATTGTATAGAGGCCGAGGAACTGCCAACAACCTCCCAGGGCGCTTTGCTAAGCAGTACAGCTCCAGTGAAAATGACGGCTGGCAAACGGAACCAGATGAGCCGGTGAGGTTAAAAACCTCCTCCATTGAAGAAAAATCGAAAACTATCATTTCAACCAATCAATCACCTGATATTCCGTTCTCTCAATCGATAAATCCCTACAGAGGCTGTGAACATGGCTGTATCTATTGCTACGCCCGTCCTGCCCACGCTTATATGGATTTGTCACCCGGCCTAGACTTTGAAACCAAGATTTTCTATAAGCCGAACGCAGCTGAACTGCTAGAGCGGGCTTTACGAAAGAAACACTACCAGTGCAGCCCCATCGCACTGGGAGCCAATACCGACCCCTATCAACCCTTGGAGCGGGAAAAGCAGATAACTCAAGGCCTCCTAAAAATCATGCTGGAATTTCGCCATCCGGTCACCATTATCACCAAAAGCCAACTAATCTTGCGGGACCTCCCTATTCTGGCTGAAATGGCACAAGACAACCTAGTACAAGTCGCTATCAGCGTAACCACACTAGATAACGGCCTTAAGCGCAAGCTTGAACCAAGGACCGCTGGCCCTGCAGCTCGTCTGCGAACAATTGAACAGCTGAGTTCAGCGGGTATTCCTACTGCGGTGCTCGCTGCACCTATGATCCCCGCTCTCAATGACTGCGAACTGGAATCGATTCTTTCAGCTGCGCGGAAATCAGGGGCTGTAAGAGCCGCATATATCCTATTGCGTCTCCCCCATGAAGTTGCCCCTCTATTTCGGGAATGGTTGGAGGTACACTACCCAGAAAGGGCAAAGCATGTCATGAGCTTGGTACAGCAAAGCCGTGCAGGTAAGGACTATCAAAGTGAGTTTTCCCAAAGGCGCATTGGCACAGGAATATTTGCTCAACTACTCCAAAGACGCTTTCAGGTAGCAGTTAAGAAGCTGGGCTTGGATCATCGGCGCCTAACCTTGGATTGCTCCCAGTTCAAGCCGCCACCTCGCACTAATGAGCAGCAGGATTTATTCTCTTGA
- a CDS encoding GIY-YIG nuclease family protein — protein sequence MSSRIYSLESMGYVKKKEELGVNWFLYLVRTARGTLYTGITNDLERRFAEHCSDGPKAAKALRGKGPLTLVFSVELPDKSTALKMEIAIKKWPKSKKEKLILGSHSLPET from the coding sequence ATGAGCAGCAGGATTTATTCTCTTGAATCTATGGGCTATGTAAAAAAGAAGGAAGAGCTGGGCGTGAATTGGTTTCTCTATCTTGTTCGAACGGCCAGAGGAACACTCTATACCGGTATAACCAATGATTTGGAGAGGCGCTTTGCTGAGCACTGTAGTGATGGCCCAAAAGCGGCAAAAGCACTACGAGGCAAGGGGCCCCTTACGCTCGTGTTCTCTGTAGAGCTACCCGATAAATCAACCGCCTTGAAAATGGAGATAGCCATTAAGAAGTGGCCAAAATCAAAAAAGGAAAAACTAATACTTGGCTCTCATTCTCTACCAGAAACTTAG
- a CDS encoding SDR family oxidoreductase has protein sequence MSGTILITGCNRGIGLEMCAQFAEIGWKVLACCREPEKAVELEVLQQRYPSSIQLIRLDVTDYEQMISLGKAFQGEPIDILLNNAGYYGPKGVGFGSVDRGEWRRVLESNTIAPYMMAETFCENVAASEHKLIAVMSSKVGSIADNRSGGGYIYRTSKAAVNQVVKSLSIDLEPRGITVLTLHPGWVKTAMGGPGALISAEESVAGIKRLLLAANLAKTGRFFNYDGAEIPW, from the coding sequence ATGTCCGGCACGATTTTAATAACCGGTTGTAACCGTGGAATTGGGCTCGAAATGTGTGCTCAGTTTGCCGAGATCGGCTGGAAGGTTCTGGCTTGTTGCCGGGAGCCTGAAAAGGCAGTGGAACTTGAGGTACTTCAGCAGCGCTACCCCTCCTCAATACAGTTGATACGCTTAGATGTAACCGACTATGAGCAGATGATCTCGCTGGGCAAGGCATTCCAGGGGGAGCCAATTGACATATTGCTTAACAATGCGGGCTACTACGGACCCAAAGGAGTAGGGTTTGGGTCTGTTGATCGTGGAGAGTGGCGGCGAGTCTTAGAGTCCAACACTATTGCCCCCTATATGATGGCTGAAACATTCTGCGAAAACGTTGCGGCTAGTGAGCACAAATTGATCGCGGTCATGAGTAGTAAGGTGGGTAGTATCGCCGATAATCGCTCTGGTGGCGGGTATATTTATCGAACATCTAAAGCTGCCGTTAATCAGGTAGTTAAGAGTCTATCTATTGATTTAGAGCCTAGAGGAATCACAGTTCTCACTTTACACCCGGGATGGGTGAAAACGGCTATGGGAGGCCCGGGAGCCCTTATTTCTGCTGAGGAAAGTGTTGCTGGAATAAAAAGGCTGCTTTTAGCTGCAAATTTGGCAAAAACAGGTCGATTTTTTAACTATGACGGAGCAGAAATTCCTTGGTAA
- a CDS encoding DUF1653 domain-containing protein has protein sequence MQRGLYRHYKGNLYEVLHTAKHSETEEVMVVYRALYGSYGVWVRPQSMFKESVSKNGTCVPRFELIQAFDIAA, from the coding sequence ATGCAACGCGGCCTATATCGCCACTACAAAGGAAATCTTTACGAGGTTTTACATACAGCAAAACACAGTGAAACTGAAGAGGTAATGGTTGTCTATCGCGCCCTTTATGGGAGCTATGGTGTCTGGGTGCGGCCACAAAGTATGTTTAAAGAATCGGTTTCTAAAAATGGTACTTGCGTGCCACGCTTTGAATTGATTCAGGCATTTGATATTGCCGCCTAG
- a CDS encoding phosphatase PAP2 family protein, which produces MNLKSFDVSAVLYMVERASRPSSRRRYLWLSKSGDGWAAGALFFTYVWLNSAIQLLYLACTAVALERSLYWGIKNTTRRLRPPQAIPGMRPVIVAHDRFSLPSGHTSCAFLFITAMSIQVSPMWSFGYIWATGVGAARVGLGVHFPSDICAGAILGTSVSLIVSAAFL; this is translated from the coding sequence ATGAATTTGAAGAGTTTTGATGTGTCCGCCGTACTGTATATGGTTGAGCGGGCATCCCGCCCCAGCTCACGCCGGCGCTATTTATGGCTATCCAAATCTGGGGATGGATGGGCGGCCGGGGCACTTTTTTTCACTTATGTATGGCTTAATTCAGCCATTCAACTACTGTACCTGGCATGTACAGCCGTCGCTCTAGAACGCAGCCTGTACTGGGGAATAAAAAATACAACTCGTCGCCTTAGGCCGCCTCAGGCAATTCCCGGTATGCGTCCGGTAATTGTGGCGCATGATCGATTCAGTTTGCCATCAGGCCATACCTCATGCGCCTTTTTATTCATAACCGCAATGTCTATACAGGTAAGTCCCATGTGGAGTTTTGGTTATATCTGGGCCACAGGGGTGGGAGCTGCCAGGGTTGGCTTAGGGGTTCATTTTCCCTCCGATATTTGTGCTGGTGCCATTTTGGGGACCAGCGTTAGCTTAATTGTGAGTGCCGCCTTTTTATGA